The following is a genomic window from Gadus morhua chromosome 23, gadMor3.0, whole genome shotgun sequence.
CCAGGTGGAGGGCGGCAACCAGCAGATTTTCATATCCCAAGGGAGCGGAAGTGAGTGGACACGTTTCGGGGGGTTGTTTGATGTGTTCATTGTTTTGTGATGTCTAACCCCTGACGAGCTGCATGGGGCTGGCTCAGGAGGGGGCGTGGGTTTCTGGTGACCAGAAGGTTGCCAGTTCCTCCCCAACTcgggtgtcgaggtgtccctgagcgagacgcctcaccccgaatgctcctgacgagctggctgtcgccttgcacggtTGACGTCGGCGTGTGAATGGCTGCatgatgaatgggtgaatgtcagacaatattgtaaagcgctttgagtggccactgggtAGAAAAGTGCTGTACAAATGCAGTCCACCCATTTACTATATTGTGGCCGGCGTGGCCACTTCTAGATCCAATGTCGACAGATGATAGTTTTGTTTCTTTGGCAACGTCGTTTGGAAATTTGAACCGATGCGAGACCGGAGGTGGAATGCAGTACTgaacggggtgggggggggtttggggggtcgTTCGCTGGACGTGTcctttttataataaaaaacattaaacacattcaacaaaacATTATAATAACAGTTAAAGACAGATTCTGACAGAGTTTCACACCCAGCCTCTGATATGGCTTTAACAAAAATATACGCTGATACTGTTCTGCTGGGCGAGAGTCTCTTCCGGTAAAACAACAAGTAGTAAATAAAGCTGTGAGCTGTTATTGTACTCAGGGGGTGCCTGACTAACTGTTGCTCGAAGCGAAACTGACTGTTGACAACTGCCCaaatcgttttttgttttttttcagcgCTTAAATTCCCCTGCAACTGTCTCGTTTGACATGGCAAAGAAACAAGGCAAAGTTCACGTCCCACTAGGTTTTTTGGCAAGCGGTTGGTTGTCCTCCCATGACCAGccgatatatttattttctgcatctgtccctcccccttcccttccGGTATGAAGTCTTGGAAGAATTCCAGTTGGATTTCCGGATAGAGACCAACCCTCCTCCAAGTGTTGCAGGTATGAAAAAGTAGAGTAATAAACAACCCAGGGTATTCCCTCATGACTCTTAATGAGGAATAGAGGAATTCTGCGTCACCAACAACATAGTTTTAGTCACAGTTTCAGTCAACAGTTATCTCATAAACATTGTGCAGAAAGGTACTTATAAAGGGTACAATATAAAGGGTACAATCTGCACCAAAAGAACAGAGTCTGCCCTTTGCAAAGTGAACTTTATCATTTAACATTTCCCCAAATATGTGCtttgttttaaaataactttatcTCTCAatatctccctcttcctctctctccttccctctccctatccctccctccctccctccctccctccctctccctctctgtccctccctccctctccctctctccctccctctccattcctccctctctctccatccctccctctccctccctccccctccctccctccctctctctccctcgctccctccctccctctctccctccctctcccactccctctccctccctccctccctctccctccccctctccagagGAGGACAGCTTCCACGTGGCGGTCAGCTACTCCGGCCACGAGGTCCTGTCCCGTGAGGTGCAGGGCAAGGACGTCCGGATCACGTACCACACGCCCTCGCCGCTGCCCCCCACCCCGGCACCCCTTATGGGGGGGTTCCCCCGCATCTTCCTCCCGGAGGCCCCGGCGGGCCTGCAGGGGGGCCGGGACCTGGTCCAGCTGCTGCCCTGCATGGAGAAGGGCGTGGTGCTGACCTCCAACCACACAGGGGTCTACCTGCGGCGGTACTGCCGGGGCCGGGTGTACTGGATCGGCCCGCACGCCGCCGCCCCTCCCGAGACGCCCAACAAGATCCAGCGTGACGCGGAGCCCGTGCTGATCTTCAGCAAGGAGGCGTTCCGCCAGGGTGAGTAGtccagccaaccccccccctggGGTTCCCGTCGGAGatccgttttatttattttatttttatgtacTTCTGCCGAATATTTGgcgtgtgtggtggttcaaatCGATCGCGCAAAGAAGAATGGAGCACCGTGTTTCGATTTTTTGCCATTCGTCGGCCTCATTCTGGCTTTCATTTGGAGAGCTTGAAAAACCGTTTTTTAAatcttttcaaaataagagtacATTCGTACATTTTTGACAGATTTTGATTGAAAAGTTGGGAGAATTAGCCCCGACTCCTGATGCGGTGAAACCCAAATCCAAAATCACCGCGGGCCACCCAAGTCTCTCTGAAACTCGTTGACTCATCAAAACAACACCATGCATACCTGCTGACGAATCATCTGAATCCGTCCGCATGTCTACCAAAACGTCAACCACCAGATTACTGGTCTCAATGAGCGTTACTCATTGAGACTTCAAGTCATGGAAGTATCGTGAGACTGTAATTATCTTATTTGCTAATTCGATTCAGCTCCACTTCAAACTGCCCTTCCTTGTCCCAAGCGTGCCGATGTTTCAGCGTGACTATTTTAAGAGGTGTTGATCCAATCCTCTGCCCCTCCCACGCCGGTACTGAGTTGTACCTGTGTCTATGAATGGGTGATTATGAACGGGTGATTATGAATGGGTGATTATGAACGCCTCGATCCCCTGCATGCGGGACTGCACGGCGTTTCTCTTCCTTCCACAAAAAGTGACAATGTCCTGAATTTAGATTGGCTCTGGTTTTTCAGATGACTTCGGTCATTTGTCTAGCGATAAAAATAAATGAGGAACTAAATACAACCGCACACAAAATCTGCAGTTGAGAACATGAACTACAGTTGAGAATGCTTCAATTCAGTTGAGACTTGTTACTCTGTGTCCCCCGTGCGTGTCAACCGTTTTAAACCACCCCCTTCGCCAACAAACCTGAAgcaacaaacccccccccccgcactatTTTTAAAACCCTGGCAATGGCCTGCAAGGGGCGGATCCTCTTCCCTAATCTGGCTTTTATCTAACGCCGAAAGCTGTCATCACAGGGCGTTGTTTGTTGTTGGATGCCAAATAGACCATACACATGTGGGACAACTGCAGGTAAAGGTGCCAGCATGAACGGCCTGAAGGGCGGGGCCAGACGGGGAGGTTTGCGAGTCAACCCAGAGTCACAAGCTGTGCAGGGTAGAGCGCGACGTGATGGAAACTACCGGAATGAAAAGGAAACGAAACTACAACCAGCAATCTGAGACGACCTAACACCAGAGAAGCTGATGCaaggcgtttgtgtgtgtgtgtgtgtgtgtgtgtgtgtgtgtgtgtgtgtgtgtgtgtgtgtgtgtgtgtgtgtgtgtgtgtgtgtgtgtgtgtgtgtgtgtgtgtgtgtgtgtgttgatgtgtttgtgtgtgtgcgtgcgtgtgtgtgtgttgatgtgttggtgtgtgtgtgtgtgtgtaggcgtttgGGTTTAACATTTCACTTGGGGGTCAAGAGGATATTGCTCTGGGTCAtcaagggcgggggggggaggtccggggggggagaggggtgtgtgtgtgttagtctgggCTTTGGAAAAAGCATCCACAATCAGGGGTACTCAtgctttctatctctctctctctctctctctctctctctctctctctctctctctctctctctctctctctctctctctctctctctctctctctctctctctctctccctctctctctctctctctgtctctgtctctgtctctctctctctctctctctctctctctctctctctctctctctcgtgctctctctgtctcgtggtctctctctctctctgtctctgtctctgtctctctctctctctctctctctctctctctctctctctctctctctctctctctctcactctctctcaaattcaaattcaaattcaaattattATTAGCATGACAGTATTTGAATACAGTATTACCAAAGCCTATTCAAGTTATGCAAGAATAATTGTACAAataacagataataataataaccataaGAACAATAAGAACAATAGCaattataacaacaataacaaccacaataataaaataaataaaaagtcagACTGAATCTTACAGGTTATGAAATTTCAGGACATATTGTGCGGCCAGGGCAGCAAAAGGACCTTCAACAAGAAGAATTGCAATTTTGTCCTTATGTTCCATGTCTGCAAAATCCGGAATATAGAtttgtaatctctctctctctctctctctctctctctctctctctctctctctctctctctctctctctctccctctctctctctctctctctctctctctctctctctctctctctctctctctctctctcttgtctctgcaTCCCATCTCTGACAGAGAGGTGATAGTTGTAATTTCTGTTTAGGATCAGATAGGAATTCATTCTACTTTGGTTTGAGGTTTGGTTTGTCCAATGCTCTAAATGGTCTTCTTTTACTTGATTAATTATTTTGTTGACTAATTGGGAAGCAGTGCTGGACTGAGCTTGATGTGTGTTAGTTAGCTTCAGGATGCTTATCCCATGTAGTGtagtcactctccctctctctccctccctccctccctcacccagaGCTGGAGGCCTACCAGCAACAGGGAGGAGACCCGCCGCGATGCGACGTGACGCTCTGCTTCGGCGAGGAACTCGTCACCACGGACGACCAGTCCCAGAAGCTCATCCTCGTCAAGGTACGGTTGTCGCGACAACcccgcctcttcctcttctctcccggCCGTTTCAAGGGAGACCTcaatgtctctcgctctctctcacttcacGGTCAAGGGCATGTGAGGGAAGGCCCAAGTGAGGCCAGGACTTGAGGCCTGTGCCCCGACAAAATTAACATTAATTAATGTTGAGATATAACAGCAGTCAAATGCCTGTATGTGCTGCTGCTTCGGTCCAGTTCACTGTTAAAAGGGATATGCCTTTTGCTTTTTCAATTGAGAACTcgataacatttttttttttgaataacTTGTTTTATGTAGTGTAAGTGTTGGAAAATGTGATAACTGTGATGACCTGTGATAACTTTTTGGGAACTTCCTGTcacaaaaataaactaaatgcAAAACTGGAAGTAACCAAAAGATATTCTGGGTATTCAGGGTGAtatttcaatctctctctctctctctctctctctctctctctctctctctctctctctctctctctctctctctctctctctctctctctctctctctctcaaattcaaaaaagctttattggcatgactaTTTTGGTAAACCAAACAGTGTTGCCAAAGCATTACAGTGTTATGCATTACATtaaatattatgtataataacaAAATTGAACGTCAGAACAATATGTACAGATAACAACCTATAACAATATATCATAACATACAGATGTACATATAGAACTAATAGTTATATTATAGtaaaattaaatgaatgtaaaGAGAAGCTACATAAAACACATTATAGGTTACAAATAAtcattaaattaaaacaaaataaaacagtgaGGCCTGGTGTAGAATGAATCTTCTCAATTTGTGGCGAGCTGAAATAAACTGTCCTGCGAGgacagagctctctctctcccattaatATTTGTAGTTGGTCTACATGGGAGTTTATAAAATGTGGGTGCTTTTGGCCAAATTTGCTAAAGTATAATTCGCGGACATTTTTGAATTTGGAGCAGTGCAGGAGGAAGTGCTGCTCGGTCTCTACAGCAGCTTCTTCACACTGCTGGCAGCCATGGGCAGCCATGTTTTCCTATGTCGGCCTGTTTCTATGGCCAGGCTGTGAGCGCTCAGTCTGTACTGTGTTAACATCACTCTGTGTCTAACATCAGTGACTGTGGTCAGGTAGGGGGCCACAGTGTACTGTATTTTTAGGGCCAGATAACACTGCattttgctctgtgtgtgtgttttagtgttccAATGGGTGAGGTAGGTTTGTTTCTGATGTTTTATAATTTGGTTGAGACTAATTGATATGTTCTCCGACTGGTCCTGGGGCTGAGCAGAGGGGGAACCTGTCTGTGGACAGAGCCTCAGGACCAGCTGAGTGAGGATGGACTCCTGTTCATCTCTTGGCTTTGCAGGGCTTTGTGCTGGGAGGAGTGGGGGTCACTTTGTTTTAGGGAACTTCCTGTCACAAAAATTCATGAAATGCAAATCAGGAAGTAACCAAAAAATATTCTGGATATTCAGGGTGGGAATTCAATACCctcacacccctctctccctctctctctctccctctccccctctctcactctctctctctctctctctctctctctctctctctctctctctctctctctctctctctctctctctctctctctctctctctctctctctctctctctctctctctctccctccctccctccctctctctctctctctctctctctctctctctctctctcgccctctcgccctctctctctcgccctctctctctctctctctctctctctctctctctctctctctctctctctctctctctctcgctctgcagaTTACATTTCCATGGGCAGAAAAACAAGTGCAGACCCTGTTTTATGTTTGGAAAAGTTAGTGTAAGTGTTGTGAAGGGTGTGGTTACTTTTTGGGAACTTCCTGTCACAAAAATTCAGGAAATGCAAATCAGGAAGTAACCAAAAAATATTCTGGATATTCAGGGTGGGAATTCAATACCctcacacccctctctctctctctctctctctctctctctctctctctctctctctctctctctctctctctctctctctccctctccccctctctctctctctctctctctctctctctctctctctctctctctctctctctctctctctctctctctgcctctctgcagaTTACATTTCCGTGGGCAGAAAAACAAGTGCAGACCCTGAAAACCATGATGGCTTCCTTCAGCTTCCTCCAGTCCCTGACCAGCCAGTCCCCCACCGGAGAGATCACCATCAACCTGGTGCCAGTGGAAGAAGTCTTCTAACCCCAAGCACCTCTCCTTTAAACCTACCAATAAGATAGGGGCTGAGGAGCCTACAAGTCATCCTACCAATTGACCAATCATCAAGCAGAGCTTTACTCCGAGCATCTGATTGGTTCTtgaggacgggggagggagggaaaccGAACGCTTGTTATTTGGTTTTATGAATACAGAGTATTCCATTATGTGAGCAGTCAAACTTAACTATGCACCTTGAGACACGTTTTTAGTAAGCACTAAGATTGAGCATagcctagccctaaccctaaccctactttGCGTGAAAGTCCTCTAGGGACATTATATACTAGATCTACATCTCCGTTCAGACAAGGCTCCACGGGGCGGAACGCAGAAGGGGGTCTTCCTGTGTTCAGTAGGTGTTTGCATCACTCTGTTTAAATAAGGCTTCTTTCACTTTACTTAAACCGTTTTACGCTTCGGTCCATCTCTGTCAATATTGCTTTATTAATTAGAGGGTGATTATTTTCACTTAATTGCCCTATTCATTGTGTGAACCAGTTATTCAAGTATAATGGTAAATATAGCTCATGCGTTCAACCGCTCTATAATCAACTATCTACATGTAGACAGGGGCGTTGGGTTAGGTCAGGTAGGGGGGGCATTTTGATACATTCCAAGTTGccatctttgtgcgtttttattttcacttttaTAGTCTGAATCAACTACCGTACTTGGTCGGTTGTTCAACAATCACATGTCAACAAGTACCAAGATTGCAAACATGAACCTCAAGAGGACGTGTGTGAAACCCTCCTGTAGCTGAAGTATAGCACAACTAACCCAGCCCTAACTGGGCCAAGACTGGGTTTCAGGATGTCTGGATCCCCACGCAGGTCAGATATCTTTGGTCAGAATTCAGGGGAAGTCTGAATTTTCAATTGCAGCTTCGAAGCCTAGCTTCCTCTCCGGTCAGTTGCCATGGAAACTGATGCTGTGAACCTCACCTGGAGAGAACCTCACCTGAAGCCAACCTGATCCATAGAAAGTTACCTTCCTGCAGTGACAGATTCCTGCCATCATCTCATTGTTCCGTGGCGTGTCTTACCTCAACGACACAATCTTATTGCCAACCAAAATTCCCATTGTGCATTGGGACATACAAggcgatttatttatttttcgtcTAATGTGGTTTTTTTTCCAGGTTAAACCATTCAATTGCTTCGTTGTGTGAACTGATGCATGTTCAAAGTATGTCACTACAGTAGGCTGTAAAGTCAATTTGAGCTTGTCctgtttataaaaaataaacattaatgtaagccagatgtgtttttttatgttctagTGAACACAAAGTGTCTGCCGAACGCTGGGTTGTTGCAACAGGCCCTCGATTCCCAGGCTCTTAGTTTCCTCAGTTGTTCCTCAGATGTGCCCATAAAGGGAAAGTGACACATTCATATGTCCCAAAAGGAACGGAGCGTCTGTCTCAAGTGAATGTGTCGGCTTGGGAATGTTCAGTAATTGGAACCAAATGCTGGACCAACACAACAAATGACACCCACTCATATCTGAAGATCGGAATGGGAGTTGCCTAGCAAGGGTACGTTCAGGGAAAATGTCAGGAGCTTGAACATGGGGCTCTTGGAAGATTAATCCCTGACCACAGAAGTCCTTTTTATACGTTGAACCCTCATATTGTGCTAGAACCGATAACTCCCCTTATGGTGTCTGCGGGTCAATACCGTTTTAGTTGGCCACACAGCACAACAAAAATAATTCACCCAACATTGTGTTTTAAGTTAACAACTCGTTGGAATCCATTCCTAACCATAAAATgtacatgtttttattttggggTCGAAGGCCACATATACCTCGCTGTTGGGGTTAAGAAAATGTCATCAAACCAAATGATCAGAAAGCCGGGTCCAATCGGACCAATAGAGAAcattgtttcttttgttttttttaatagtaTTGCATGCAGCAATTAAACATGTCATGGAGTTTGGTGGATCAAATCCAAACCAAACGTCTGAGTCAACCCGGAGTCATATCCTCTGCCGTGTCAGATTTGACACGGAACACCAGGCGtaaaaataaattatgaatTGAGACCTTCAAAATCAAATTGAATAACCAGCGCTTATGTTGTAGTTAAAAAGCCGTCGTAGATCTTGTTGCGAATAGAATACAGGATGGTATTGGTGTTTGGTTTTCTTGTTTGCTAAGAGGGAGGCTGGTCAAAGGCTGTTACAAAAATAGACATGGGCACGCTACGTCGTTAGATAATGTTTTAATGGGTTAAAAAGCGGCAGACTCAGGCAGTGTGAAAACAAGGGTGTGAGCATCACTTGCACGCGAGATGTTGCAACGACACCTGCTTCCGAGAGGAaggtgcatgtctgtgtgggtggggggggaagactGAAAGGATGTACCCAGCTGTTTGTTAAATGGTGTTGTTATTCATGCCAGTTCCTGTACAAACGCAATCGAAATGCAATTCGCATTGAAAAATAAACGTCTTCTTTCTAAAAAAACAAGGCCCTATGTTAAACATTAAATATGACTGTTATAAAGGAACTTTCTCGCATTACACATTCCCATTGGCCGGCGAGGCGAGCTCTAAAATCTTGTTGTTCACTTTCTGATTGGTCCAGTCTTTCGTGATGTCATCCAGGTGGCTGTCGAAATCCACCAATAGTGCGTGGTCTCCCGAGTCCagcatctgattggctatcaGCCGGGTCTCCTCCCACTGCCTCAGCATTATTCTGttgagcgagagtgagagagagaggagagaggagagaggagagaggagagaggagagaggaaagaggagagaggagagaggagagaggtgagaggagggatgagagagaggagagaggagagagaggaggagagaggagagaggagagataagagaggagagatgagagagaggagagaggataggagaggtgagagagagagagaggagaggggagaggggagagagaggagaggggagaggggagagagaggagagagagagaggagaaaggagagagagagaggagagagaagagatgagaggagagaggagaggagaagggggagagagagagagagagagagagagaggagagaggagagaggagaggggagaggggagagagaggagaggggagaggggagagaggagaggggagagaggagaggggagagagagagagagagagagaggagaggaaaggggagaggggagagaggagagagggaggagaggagaggggagagagagagagcgagaggtccAAATGTACGAGGTGTGATTACAACAGGCATGATATATTGCCCCACTTGAAATGAGTAAAGAATGTAGTCCATTATTTGCAAGAGACGAATCAGCAGAGAGAGGCGGGCTCGCTTACGTGTGTTTGTCTTTAAGGATCCATTTGGAGTCCTTGCGTTCGTACATCACTATTGGAGGGACCCTGTCGTGAGGAGACATCTTCCCCCCGTCGATCTAGAGTCACAATAAAACCATCAACCACCGTCAGGAAGTCTGTAGTACACCCGACCAACGACATATCAAACAAATCAACAAACAAGAGTATTCTGATCCAGCTTAGATAATTGTATCAAGGTAGACAAGTGTAGCCAAAAAGGTTGGTAAACGATGTGAAATCTGTGCAGTTGCGTaagatatacattatatatatatgatggaAGACCTGTATCTTTAGTGTTGTTCACGGATCAAATGCTCTCACTCATCTCTCTGCATTGAGCTTACCATTAACAAAACAGCGTTGCTGCACTGCTCCGAGATCTTATCAGCTATCTTCAGAGCGCAAGGCGTGGGACTGTCCGGGAGGAAAGCAAACAGAAGAACATCCATGTATGAGGAGACAGAGATGGTAGGAAGACAAACCAATACATCAAGTAACATATCATATATCAAATAAGAGGCAACCCTCAAAGGGGCAGGGAAAAACTCAAATCCAAAGTCAAGAAACCCTGAGAAGGAtcacagaagagggatccctccttctaGGGATGATAAGGAGTGCAACGGAAAACAAAGTAAAGCAGTGTGTGTTGCTACACACACCGGCTTGACACTTGCCAGTAGTGGCTTGGTCCGAGGCCATACCACCAGTCCAGCAGGGGTAGTGAGGCGGTGAGGGGGCTCTCACCTGCTGTCTGAAGCACACGCATTGGCCTGGTAGTAACCCACTATCCTCTGCTGGGTCTGTGAACACCAGACGTCTACCTGTgtacagagaacacacacatggcagGCACACATTAGGGGAGCCAAGCTCAAAACGTTGTTCGTCCTGTAGCTCTCTCGTGTGTTAACAAAGCACTGCTGTTATATTACTACATCAACGTGTGTTTTGATTATCAAACGCACAATCTGGACCATCTGTGTCGTTATTTTGACATGCAAAACTGTTTCAGTCAGACCTTTGATACCTTTGATACATCGCTCTTATCAGTCTGGTTGCGTTCCAAAACCACATACCTTTTCTTTTACTTGTCCAGCTGGCTATCTGTCGTACGTGCGAAAGAACATACCTTTGCACACGGTATGCATGCAATCAGGAAATACTCCTGGTGATTTCGGGTGTTCACTAGCGCACCTCTAGCTCC
Proteins encoded in this region:
- the irf9 gene encoding interferon regulatory factor 9 isoform X2; protein product: MGPCKARNTRKLRSWMVEQVTSGRYPGLVWDDDEQTMFRIPWKHAGKQDFRSDEDAAIFKAWAEFKGKMTDESRNEPAIWKTRLRCALNKSLEFEEVAERAQLDISEPFKVYRLVPDSEQGLTGNELTAKRAGGKSRRRTKRRATESSEEDEELPEKQMKEESVTAPLSVEEILSRGEATLQVEGGNQQIFISQGSGILEEFQLDFRIETNPPPSVAEEDSFHVAVSYSGHEVLSREVQGKDVRITYHTPSPLPPTPAPLMGGFPRIFLPEAPAGLQGGRDLVQLLPCMEKGVVLTSNHTGVYLRRYCRGRVYWIGPHAAAPPETPNKIQRDAEPVLIFSKEAFRQELEAYQQQGGDPPRCDVTLCFGEELVTTDDQSQKLILVKITFPWAEKQVQTLKTMMASFSFLQSLTSQSPTGEITINLVPVEEVF
- the irf9 gene encoding interferon regulatory factor 9 isoform X3 — encoded protein: MGPCKARNTRKLRSWMVEQVTSGRYPGLVWDDDEQTMFRIPWKHAGKQDFRSDEDAAIFKAWAEFKGKMTDESRNEPAIWKTRLRCALNKSLEFEEVAERAQLDISEPFKVYRLVPDSEQGLTGNEELTAKRAGGKSRRRTKRRATESSEEDEELPEKQMKEESVTAPLSVEEILSRGEATLQVEGGNQQIFISQGSGILEEFQLDFRIETNPPPSVAEEDSFHVAVSYSGHEVLSREVQGKDVRITYHTPSPLPPTPAPLMGGFPRIFLPEAPAGLQGGRDLVQLLPCMEKGVVLTSNHTGVYLRRYCRGRVYWIGPHAAAPPETPNKIQRDAEPVLIFSKEAFRQELEAYQQQGGDPPRCDVTLCFGEELVTTDDQSQKLILVKITFPWAEKQVQTLFYVWKS
- the irf9 gene encoding interferon regulatory factor 9 isoform X1, translated to MGPCKARNTRKLRSWMVEQVTSGRYPGLVWDDDEQTMFRIPWKHAGKQDFRSDEDAAIFKAWAEFKGKMTDESRNEPAIWKTRLRCALNKSLEFEEVAERAQLDISEPFKVYRLVPDSEQGLTGNEELTAKRAGGKSRRRTKRRATESSEEDEELPEKQMKEESVTAPLSVEEILSRGEATLQVEGGNQQIFISQGSGILEEFQLDFRIETNPPPSVAEEDSFHVAVSYSGHEVLSREVQGKDVRITYHTPSPLPPTPAPLMGGFPRIFLPEAPAGLQGGRDLVQLLPCMEKGVVLTSNHTGVYLRRYCRGRVYWIGPHAAAPPETPNKIQRDAEPVLIFSKEAFRQELEAYQQQGGDPPRCDVTLCFGEELVTTDDQSQKLILVKITFPWAEKQVQTLKTMMASFSFLQSLTSQSPTGEITINLVPVEEVF
- the emc9 gene encoding ER membrane protein complex subunit 9, with the translated sequence MGEIELSCRAYVKMHLHACLFPRCSVNGLLLSSGAPGGAVCVTDCVPLLHSHLSLAPITQLALTQVDVWCSQTQQRIVGYYQANACASDSSPTPCALKIADKISEQCSNAVLLMIDGGKMSPHDRVPPIVMYERKDSKWILKDKHTIMLRQWEETRLIANQMLDSGDHALLVDFDSHLDDITKDWTNQKVNNKILELASPANGNV